One genomic window of Geodermatophilus sp. DSM 44513 includes the following:
- a CDS encoding branched-chain amino acid ABC transporter permease produces the protein MQQLLNGIFIGSIYALFAIGFTLVFGILDRLNLAHPAVFAASAFVGIELVARGGLSLWAALPVVFVFGAVLGLVIERLAFRPLKNRADAHFAGLISSIALAGMLIALLQWRYGPDTRRFPAGAFPEDRYEVAGAQVTLAQLVILAVSLTLMVGLTYMVTRTRLGRGMRAVAENPTAARVLGVDVDRITAVTFAISSALGAVAGVLFAINVNTAQLGMGYAIELKGLAVIIVGGMGSLPGALIGGLVLGLAEVFAVQYIGSSWRDVIAFGLLFLILLVRPQGLLGARKVREV, from the coding sequence GTGCAGCAGCTCCTCAACGGCATCTTCATCGGCTCGATCTACGCGCTGTTCGCCATCGGCTTCACCCTGGTCTTCGGCATCCTGGACCGGCTGAACCTGGCCCACCCCGCGGTCTTCGCCGCGTCGGCGTTCGTCGGCATCGAGCTGGTCGCGCGGGGCGGGCTGTCGCTGTGGGCGGCGCTGCCGGTGGTGTTCGTCTTCGGCGCGGTGCTCGGGCTGGTGATCGAGCGGCTGGCCTTCCGCCCGCTGAAGAACCGGGCCGACGCCCACTTCGCCGGGCTGATCTCCTCGATCGCGCTGGCCGGCATGCTCATCGCCCTGCTGCAGTGGCGCTACGGCCCGGACACCCGCCGGTTCCCAGCCGGCGCCTTCCCGGAGGACCGCTACGAGGTCGCCGGCGCGCAGGTGACCCTGGCCCAGCTGGTCATCCTCGCCGTCTCCCTCACCCTCATGGTGGGGCTGACCTACATGGTCACCCGAACCCGGCTGGGCCGCGGCATGCGCGCGGTCGCGGAGAACCCCACCGCGGCCCGCGTGCTCGGCGTGGACGTCGACCGGATCACCGCGGTCACCTTCGCCATCTCCTCGGCGCTGGGCGCGGTCGCCGGCGTGCTGTTCGCCATCAACGTCAACACCGCCCAGCTGGGCATGGGCTACGCCATCGAGCTCAAGGGGCTGGCGGTCATCATCGTCGGCGGCATGGGCTCGCTGCCCGGCGCTCTCATCGGCGGCCTGGTGCTGGGGCTGGCCGAGGTGTTCGCCGTCCAGTACATCGGCTCGTCCTGGCGGGACGTGATCGCCTTCGGCCTGCTGTTCCTCATCCTGCTGGTACGCCCGCAGGGCCTGCTCGGCGCCCGGAAGGTGCGGGAGGTCTGA